The following coding sequences are from one Geodermatophilus normandii window:
- a CDS encoding ATP-binding protein: MDISFTVRLPVDVGSVPFVRGLCRQALEHLRIERAVVEETTLALTEACANVVQHAGDDGEYQVSVEIDSGLCRITVVDDGAGFDPDEAVTRPGVDGERGAGLTLMQALVDRLDFRRDPDGRHRVRLEKRLTTRPSLRLLDRG, from the coding sequence ATGGACATCTCGTTCACCGTCCGGCTCCCCGTCGACGTCGGCAGCGTGCCGTTCGTCCGTGGCCTGTGCCGGCAGGCGCTGGAGCACCTGCGCATCGAGCGCGCGGTCGTCGAGGAGACGACGCTGGCGCTCACCGAGGCCTGCGCGAACGTCGTGCAGCACGCCGGCGACGACGGCGAGTACCAGGTGTCGGTGGAGATCGACAGCGGGCTGTGCCGGATCACCGTGGTCGACGACGGCGCCGGCTTCGACCCCGACGAGGCGGTCACCCGGCCGGGGGTCGACGGCGAGCGCGGCGCGGGGCTGACCCTCATGCAGGCGCTGGTCGACCGGCTGGACTTCCGCCGCGACCCCGACGGCCGGCACCGCGTCCGCCTGGAGAAGCGGCTGACCACCCGCCCCTCGCTGCGCCTGCTCGACCGCGGCTGA
- a CDS encoding STAS domain-containing protein codes for MQFAVDRVAVHGRPGLRVRGELDIATVVQLASCVEAELSASPRALVVDLTETTFMDSSGARQLARTARDAAAAGTALQVVCPRDNAPVRLVIDLLELQRLVPVVESATLSDGEVGS; via the coding sequence GTGCAGTTCGCCGTCGACCGAGTGGCGGTGCACGGACGGCCGGGGCTGAGGGTACGCGGCGAACTGGACATCGCGACGGTGGTGCAGCTGGCCTCCTGCGTCGAGGCCGAGCTGTCGGCGTCACCCCGCGCGCTGGTCGTCGACCTGACCGAGACCACCTTCATGGACTCCTCCGGCGCCCGCCAGCTCGCCCGCACCGCGCGGGACGCCGCGGCCGCCGGCACGGCGCTGCAGGTGGTGTGCCCGCGGGACAACGCGCCGGTCCGGCTGGTCATCGACCTGCTCGAGCTGCAGCGCCTCGTGCCCGTGGTGGAGTCGGCGACCCTGAGCGACGGGGAGGTCGGGTCGTAG
- a CDS encoding SpoIIE family protein phosphatase — protein sequence MPQLPTTQLPTTQLPTTRTAPPPSPAPDPLRRLVDDEALARCADEPIAVPGAVQPHGALLAVTEHDLAVVVASANAADVLGSVPATLAGLLTPAELDRLRAALAADLAEAGPLRVAPGGTELDLVLSRSGGLLVTEWEPVAGAGSAGAAWHRRLPTVLQRLSAPTTLEGLTAVLAREVRALTGFDRVMVYRFDAEWNGEVVAEDRREDLEPFLGLHYPAGDIPAQARALYATQWMRLIPDATYTRVPLEPPLVPGTGRPLDLSGAMLRSVSPVHLEYLANMGVTASMSVSLIDRGRLWGLVSCHGYSGPHRPSAADRTAAEFLGRTASLLLHTTVGAAERDGMVAVAQREAALVAAIGRTPRTPAAALVDGDLTVLDLLPAAGAAVRLDGRLHLLGATPPADRVTAVVPAVLRAGGVTDRLTLAVPGFDDVAGDASGVLAVEVGGGRGDFLAWFRPETPREVSWGGDPHTSKVTDGRLSPRRSFARWTETVRGTARPWRDHEVAAARALAGHLGEAVLARAGEDDRLAAALQRTLLLERLPTVPGVALGARYRPSEADVVGGDWYDLVPLPSGRLAVVLGDAAGHGLTAASVTAQLRHALRAALLRDEGPAAALAELNRLVAALLPGEMATAVVVQLDPVSGEVALASAGHLPAVHAGDGTARLVTDGRGPALGLLDDAGYPQATLRLGSGDRLLLYSDGLVERRDRPLPDGLEAVRAVVAERAGTPQEVVDAVVEALDPAGTDDVTVVGLARVRPGAPPSAVSTAADEVAVGR from the coding sequence ATGCCCCAGCTCCCGACGACGCAGCTCCCGACGACGCAGCTCCCGACGACGCGGACCGCACCCCCGCCGTCCCCGGCTCCCGATCCGCTCCGCCGGCTGGTCGACGACGAGGCCCTCGCCCGGTGCGCGGACGAGCCGATCGCCGTACCCGGCGCCGTCCAGCCGCACGGCGCGCTGCTCGCCGTCACCGAGCACGACCTCGCCGTCGTCGTCGCCTCGGCCAACGCCGCCGACGTCCTCGGGAGCGTGCCCGCCACGCTCGCCGGGCTGCTCACCCCGGCCGAGCTCGACCGGCTGCGCGCGGCGCTGGCCGCCGACCTCGCCGAGGCCGGGCCGCTGCGGGTCGCGCCCGGCGGCACCGAGCTGGACCTGGTGCTCTCCCGCAGCGGCGGCCTGCTGGTGACCGAGTGGGAGCCGGTGGCCGGCGCGGGCTCGGCGGGCGCGGCCTGGCACCGGCGGCTGCCGACCGTGCTCCAGCGGCTGTCGGCGCCCACCACGCTCGAGGGGCTGACCGCCGTCCTGGCCCGCGAGGTCCGCGCGCTGACCGGGTTCGACCGGGTGATGGTCTACCGCTTCGACGCCGAGTGGAACGGCGAGGTGGTCGCGGAGGACCGGCGCGAGGACCTCGAGCCGTTCCTCGGCCTGCACTACCCGGCCGGCGACATCCCCGCCCAGGCCCGCGCGCTCTACGCCACCCAGTGGATGCGGCTCATCCCCGACGCCACGTACACGCGGGTCCCGCTCGAGCCGCCGCTGGTCCCCGGCACCGGCCGGCCGCTGGACCTGTCCGGCGCGATGCTGCGCAGCGTCTCGCCGGTGCACCTGGAGTACCTGGCCAACATGGGCGTCACCGCGTCGATGTCGGTCTCGCTGATCGACCGCGGCCGGCTCTGGGGGCTGGTCTCCTGCCACGGCTACAGCGGCCCGCACCGCCCGTCCGCCGCCGACCGCACCGCCGCGGAGTTCCTCGGCCGCACCGCCTCGCTGCTGCTGCACACCACCGTCGGGGCCGCCGAGCGCGACGGGATGGTCGCCGTCGCGCAGCGGGAGGCCGCGCTGGTCGCCGCGATCGGCCGCACGCCGCGCACGCCCGCCGCGGCGCTCGTCGACGGCGACCTCACCGTGCTGGACCTGCTGCCCGCCGCCGGCGCCGCGGTCCGCCTCGACGGCCGGCTGCACCTGCTCGGCGCCACCCCGCCGGCCGACCGGGTCACGGCGGTCGTCCCCGCGGTGCTGCGAGCCGGCGGCGTCACCGACCGGCTGACCCTGGCGGTACCCGGCTTCGACGACGTCGCCGGCGACGCGAGCGGCGTGCTCGCGGTCGAGGTCGGCGGCGGGCGCGGGGACTTCCTCGCCTGGTTCCGCCCCGAGACGCCGCGCGAGGTCAGCTGGGGCGGGGACCCGCACACGTCGAAGGTCACCGACGGCCGGCTCTCGCCGCGGCGCTCCTTCGCCCGCTGGACCGAGACCGTCCGCGGCACCGCGCGCCCGTGGCGCGACCACGAGGTGGCCGCCGCCCGCGCCCTGGCCGGCCACCTGGGCGAGGCGGTGCTCGCCCGCGCCGGCGAGGACGACCGGCTCGCCGCCGCCCTGCAGCGGACCCTGCTGCTCGAGCGGCTGCCCACCGTCCCCGGCGTCGCGCTCGGCGCGCGGTACCGGCCGAGCGAGGCCGACGTCGTCGGCGGCGACTGGTACGACCTGGTGCCGCTGCCCAGCGGCCGGCTCGCCGTGGTGCTCGGCGACGCCGCCGGGCACGGGCTGACCGCCGCCTCGGTCACCGCGCAGCTGCGGCACGCCCTGCGCGCGGCGCTGCTGCGCGACGAGGGCCCGGCCGCGGCGCTGGCCGAGCTCAACCGGCTCGTCGCCGCGCTGCTGCCCGGCGAGATGGCCACCGCCGTCGTCGTGCAGCTGGACCCGGTCAGCGGCGAGGTGGCGCTGGCCAGCGCCGGGCACCTGCCGGCCGTGCACGCCGGCGACGGCACCGCCCGGCTGGTCACCGACGGCCGCGGACCGGCGCTCGGCCTGCTCGACGACGCCGGCTACCCGCAGGCCACGCTGCGGCTCGGGTCCGGCGACCGGCTGCTGCTCTACAGCGACGGCCTGGTCGAGCGGCGCGACCGGCCGCTGCCGGACGGGCTGGAGGCCGTGCGCGCGGTGGTGGCCGAGAGGGCCGGCACGCCGCAGGAGGTCGTGGACGCGGTGGTCGAGGCGCTCGACCCGGCCGGCACCGACGACGTCACCGTGGTCGGGCTGGCGCGCGTCCGACCGGGGGCCCCGCCGTCAGCCGTGAGCACCGCCGCGGACGAGGTAGCGGTAGGCCGGTGA
- the ilvA gene encoding threonine ammonia-lyase IlvA yields the protein MSTAVTPDLTSFAADVRDAVGRLAGVAERTPLQRNQRLSDLTGADVWLKREDLQVGRSYKVRGAYNTISRLEDAARAAGVVCASAGNHGQGVAYACRALGVRGAVFVPGTTPRQKRARIQALGGDMVELVVTGDTYDDAAAAAAVHAGSSGATLVPAFDAWPVVVGQATVAVEVLEQLGGRTPDVVVLPLGGGGLLAGCGTWLSQASPGTRLVGVEPAGAASTAAALAAGHPVDLPAIDTFVDGAAVRRAGAVTLPLVRDSGAEVVAVPEGQICTEMLELYQVDGIIAEPAGALATAALTGGTVRVEPGSTVVCLLSGGNNDVSRYAEVIERSLVHQGLKHYFLVEFPQEPGALRRFLDDVLGPDDDIVLFEYVKRDNRETGAALTGIELGSAASLPGLLERTAASPLRIQHLDPGSPAYRYLVRGGAHG from the coding sequence GTGAGCACCGCCGTGACGCCGGACCTGACCTCGTTCGCCGCTGACGTGCGGGACGCCGTGGGCCGGCTGGCCGGGGTCGCCGAGCGCACGCCGCTGCAGCGCAACCAGCGGCTGTCCGACCTCACCGGCGCCGACGTGTGGCTCAAGCGCGAGGACCTGCAGGTCGGCCGCTCGTACAAGGTCCGCGGCGCCTACAACACGATCAGCCGCCTCGAGGACGCCGCCCGCGCGGCCGGGGTCGTCTGCGCGAGCGCCGGCAACCACGGCCAGGGCGTCGCGTACGCGTGCCGGGCGCTCGGGGTGCGCGGGGCGGTCTTCGTCCCCGGGACGACGCCCCGCCAGAAGCGCGCCCGCATCCAGGCGCTCGGCGGGGACATGGTCGAGCTCGTCGTCACCGGCGACACCTACGACGACGCCGCGGCCGCGGCCGCCGTGCACGCCGGCAGCAGCGGCGCCACGCTCGTGCCCGCCTTCGACGCCTGGCCGGTCGTCGTCGGGCAGGCCACCGTCGCCGTCGAGGTGCTCGAGCAGCTCGGCGGCCGCACACCCGACGTCGTCGTCCTCCCGCTGGGCGGCGGCGGGTTGCTCGCCGGCTGCGGCACCTGGTTGTCGCAGGCCAGCCCCGGCACCCGGCTGGTCGGCGTGGAGCCCGCCGGGGCGGCGAGCACGGCCGCGGCACTGGCGGCGGGGCACCCGGTGGACCTGCCGGCGATCGACACGTTCGTCGACGGCGCCGCCGTCCGCCGGGCCGGCGCGGTCACCCTGCCGCTGGTGCGCGACTCGGGCGCCGAGGTGGTGGCCGTGCCCGAGGGCCAGATCTGCACCGAGATGCTCGAGCTGTACCAGGTCGACGGGATCATCGCCGAGCCCGCCGGCGCGCTGGCGACCGCGGCGCTCACCGGCGGCACCGTGCGGGTCGAGCCCGGCTCGACGGTGGTCTGCCTGCTCTCGGGCGGCAACAACGACGTCAGCCGCTACGCCGAGGTCATCGAGCGCTCCCTGGTGCACCAGGGGCTCAAGCACTACTTCCTCGTCGAGTTCCCGCAGGAGCCCGGCGCGCTGCGCCGCTTCCTCGACGACGTGCTCGGCCCGGACGACGACATCGTGCTGTTCGAGTACGTGAAGCGGGACAACCGCGAGACCGGCGCCGCGCTCACCGGGATCGAGCTCGGCAGCGCCGCGAGCCTGCCCGGCCTGCTGGAGCGCACCGCGGCGAGCCCGCTGCGCATCCAGCACCTCGACCCCGGCTCACCGGCCTACCGCTACCTCGTCCGCGGCGGTGCTCACGGCTGA
- a CDS encoding DUF3320 domain-containing protein, which translates to MQQWKNSLLDLSLRNRLINYTEGAGLPLVVPDAYLASLADLLTGDVAVTLLPGDRLAAVQVERGLRSARELPVGLLGETLVDRRAVHADVSEGGYLPRLRGLAHRARTVREETGANNLYVAIGSLAWELDGRPLRSPLVLLPVVLSPAGRTGAYRLTADDAAAVSPNWCLLEKLRQVHGLTVPGLDGESTDVDTALTAVRQALADAGLPFRVEATADLAVLQFAKYRLWRDLDEHWAELTANPLVSHLVHAPTEAFADPVPAAAADVDLDELAARCPVPADASQLRAVAEGVAGRTFVLEGPPGTGKSQTITNLLTRAVADGRKVLFVAEKRAALDVVARRLEAVGMGPFALDLHDRGARAAEVRARVRAALDHAVAVDEQGLAADGDDLRAARRTLARYADRLHSVNAAGLSYYSARTAQLALGDDVPQLPVPQTFAAAAPAETLADVRRALALLPDVADLVRPSPRHPWAFVDTARVDLPAARSAAAEVDAAMRALPSEEHLARALREVRSPGDLGDLAHLLSGPAVGLDVLDEVPTERWTTATTTVLGEAAAFAATVHPGLELATPEALALPLADLYVAAQTAQAARWWARRQGLRAVRAQLAPVLRPGVTVRLRDVAELTASLWRLQTAAAALAARASVIPGLSVPGDWNPLLQPTLLDGQVAWLRRAGAVVDSAREFAVALRRYVVAGPGPDAGAARAVARLRDGLDELLHVCRSTPAALAAWCGDDGVVLRWALTRPERGVEHGGLTSLRRWAEFLDTLEPLRAAGLTDARAALVSGRLPAEDAPRAFEHGLAAASTAERRAATGLDGFDEAAHGRAITRFTAASRAVRRHLTAALPASVLAGRRLEDAGDPDGGDRLGALQRELNRPRKGLGVRALLAQYGDLVTAVMPCVLVSPDSVARFFPAKAGQFDLVVFDEASQIRVADAVGALGRARAAVVVGDSEQMPPTSFAEPATAVDDELAELLGTAVEDEESILSECVQARVPRHWLSWHYRSQDESLIAFSNAHYYENRLSSFPAPTHGRPSADVDGRGISLVRVQGTFHRSGAGRLLRTNPLEAKAVVAEVRRRFDASPETVPSIGVVTFNAQQRAYIESLLRDAGDERLAEALDRTDGEGLFVKNLENVQGDERDVVLFSTGFSADDRGVLPLNFGPLNRVGGERRLNVAITRARRQVVVFSSFDPSALRAEQTSSLGIKHLRAYLDLAALGTDALPREARRSTVPDRHREEIAAALRARGLAVRTDVGLSEFRVDLSVARADEPATPVMAVLLDGPDWARRRTVGDRDGLPVEVLSGMLGWPVVERVWLPSWLRDRDAVLDRLTAAVAAVPALVSSPPAPAPTVEDATPAVVPEPPADEPGEEPDVVEEPDVVEQPVVVEEPDAPRGLPTLRSMVSAAVTALPVPRHQPVDAPVVTTPVTPVPLTVVPDLPGEPAAELRFRPWAPRPAGDRKVLDALADPRNARLVRRVLTAGLRAEGPVHRDRLVRLAAGAFGLTRVGEARRDALLALLPDGLVDGEVVWPETLDRDTWTAYRRQAASTVRPLEQVPVPEVGNAMVALCRAGGPLTQDELFLRTAEVFGYRRRTPSLAPLLAQALARVTAAGRVTVADDGRLTA; encoded by the coding sequence GTGCAGCAGTGGAAGAACAGCCTGCTCGACCTGAGCCTGCGCAACCGGCTGATCAACTACACCGAGGGCGCCGGCCTGCCGCTGGTCGTCCCCGACGCCTACCTCGCCTCGCTCGCAGACCTGCTCACCGGCGACGTCGCGGTCACCCTGCTGCCCGGCGACCGGCTGGCGGCCGTCCAGGTCGAGCGCGGGCTGCGGTCGGCCCGCGAGCTGCCGGTCGGGCTGCTGGGCGAGACGCTGGTCGACCGCCGGGCGGTGCACGCCGACGTCAGCGAGGGCGGCTACCTCCCGCGCCTGCGCGGCCTGGCGCACCGCGCGCGCACCGTCCGCGAGGAGACCGGCGCCAACAACCTGTACGTGGCGATCGGCAGCCTCGCCTGGGAGCTCGACGGCCGGCCGCTGCGCTCGCCGCTGGTGCTGCTCCCCGTCGTCCTCTCCCCCGCCGGCCGCACCGGCGCCTACCGCCTGACCGCCGACGACGCCGCCGCCGTCAGCCCCAACTGGTGCCTGCTGGAGAAGCTGCGCCAGGTGCACGGGCTGACCGTGCCCGGGCTGGACGGCGAGAGCACCGACGTCGACACCGCGCTCACCGCGGTCCGCCAGGCCCTCGCCGACGCCGGGCTGCCCTTCCGCGTCGAGGCCACCGCCGACCTCGCCGTCCTGCAGTTCGCCAAGTACCGGCTGTGGCGCGACCTCGACGAGCACTGGGCCGAGCTCACCGCCAACCCGCTGGTGTCCCACCTCGTGCACGCCCCCACCGAGGCCTTCGCCGACCCGGTGCCCGCCGCAGCCGCCGACGTCGACCTCGACGAGCTGGCCGCCCGCTGCCCCGTCCCGGCCGACGCCTCGCAGCTGCGTGCCGTGGCCGAGGGCGTCGCCGGCCGCACCTTCGTGCTCGAGGGCCCGCCCGGCACCGGCAAGTCGCAGACCATCACCAACCTGCTGACCCGCGCGGTCGCCGACGGCAGGAAGGTGCTGTTCGTGGCCGAGAAGCGGGCCGCGCTCGACGTCGTCGCCCGGCGGCTCGAGGCGGTCGGCATGGGCCCGTTCGCCCTCGACCTGCACGACCGCGGCGCCCGCGCCGCCGAGGTGCGCGCCCGGGTGCGCGCGGCGCTGGACCACGCGGTGGCCGTCGACGAGCAGGGCCTGGCCGCCGACGGCGACGACCTGCGCGCCGCCCGCCGCACGCTGGCCCGCTACGCCGACCGGCTGCACTCCGTCAACGCCGCGGGCCTGTCCTACTACTCCGCGCGGACCGCGCAGCTCGCCCTCGGCGACGACGTCCCGCAGCTGCCGGTGCCGCAGACCTTCGCCGCCGCCGCTCCCGCCGAGACGCTCGCCGACGTGCGCCGCGCGCTCGCGCTGCTGCCCGACGTCGCCGACCTGGTCCGCCCCTCCCCGCGGCACCCGTGGGCGTTCGTCGACACCGCGCGGGTGGACCTGCCCGCCGCCCGGTCGGCCGCGGCCGAGGTCGACGCCGCGATGCGCGCCCTGCCGTCCGAGGAGCACCTGGCGCGGGCGCTGCGCGAGGTGCGCAGCCCCGGCGACCTCGGCGACCTCGCCCACCTGCTGTCCGGTCCCGCCGTCGGCCTCGACGTCCTCGACGAGGTGCCCACCGAGCGCTGGACCACCGCGACGACGACGGTGCTCGGCGAGGCCGCGGCCTTCGCCGCCACCGTCCACCCCGGCCTGGAGCTGGCGACCCCGGAGGCGCTCGCGCTGCCGCTGGCCGATCTCTACGTCGCCGCGCAGACCGCGCAGGCCGCCCGCTGGTGGGCCCGCCGGCAGGGGCTGCGCGCGGTGCGGGCGCAGCTGGCGCCGGTGCTGCGCCCCGGGGTGACGGTCAGGCTGCGCGACGTCGCGGAGCTCACCGCCTCGCTGTGGCGGCTGCAGACCGCCGCCGCCGCCCTGGCCGCCCGCGCCTCGGTCATCCCCGGCCTGTCGGTGCCCGGGGACTGGAACCCGCTGCTGCAGCCCACGCTGCTCGACGGGCAGGTCGCCTGGCTGCGCCGCGCCGGCGCCGTCGTCGACAGCGCGCGCGAGTTCGCCGTCGCGCTGCGCCGCTACGTCGTCGCCGGGCCGGGACCGGACGCCGGTGCCGCGCGGGCGGTCGCGCGGCTGCGCGACGGGCTCGACGAGCTGCTGCACGTCTGCCGCAGCACCCCGGCCGCGCTGGCTGCCTGGTGCGGCGACGACGGCGTGGTGCTGCGCTGGGCGCTGACCCGCCCCGAGCGCGGCGTCGAGCACGGCGGGCTCACCTCGCTGCGCCGCTGGGCGGAGTTCCTCGACACCCTCGAGCCGTTGCGCGCCGCCGGCCTGACCGACGCCCGCGCCGCGCTGGTCTCCGGGCGGCTGCCCGCCGAGGACGCCCCGCGCGCCTTCGAGCACGGCCTGGCCGCCGCCTCCACCGCCGAGCGGCGCGCCGCCACCGGCCTGGACGGCTTCGACGAGGCCGCGCACGGGCGGGCGATCACCCGCTTCACCGCCGCGTCCCGCGCGGTCCGCCGCCACCTGACCGCGGCGCTGCCGGCGTCGGTGCTGGCCGGGCGCCGGCTCGAGGACGCCGGCGACCCGGACGGCGGGGACCGGCTCGGCGCGCTGCAGCGCGAGCTGAACCGCCCCCGCAAGGGCCTGGGCGTGCGGGCGCTGCTGGCCCAGTACGGCGACCTGGTGACGGCGGTCATGCCGTGCGTGCTGGTCAGCCCCGACTCGGTGGCGCGCTTCTTCCCCGCGAAGGCCGGCCAGTTCGACCTCGTCGTCTTCGACGAGGCCTCGCAGATCCGGGTGGCCGACGCCGTCGGCGCGCTGGGCCGGGCGCGGGCCGCCGTCGTGGTCGGCGACAGCGAGCAGATGCCGCCGACGTCGTTCGCCGAGCCGGCCACCGCCGTCGACGACGAGCTCGCCGAGCTGCTCGGCACCGCCGTCGAGGACGAGGAGTCGATCCTCAGCGAGTGCGTGCAGGCGCGGGTGCCGCGGCACTGGCTGTCGTGGCACTACCGCAGCCAGGACGAGTCGCTGATCGCCTTCAGCAACGCGCACTACTACGAGAACCGGCTGTCGTCGTTCCCGGCACCCACGCACGGGCGGCCCTCGGCCGACGTCGACGGCCGCGGCATCTCGCTGGTGCGGGTGCAGGGCACCTTCCACCGCTCCGGCGCCGGCCGGCTGCTGCGGACCAACCCGCTGGAGGCCAAGGCCGTCGTCGCCGAGGTCCGCCGCCGGTTCGACGCCTCCCCGGAGACGGTGCCCTCGATCGGCGTGGTGACCTTCAACGCCCAGCAGCGGGCCTACATCGAGTCGCTGCTGCGTGACGCCGGCGACGAGCGGCTCGCCGAGGCGCTGGACCGCACCGACGGCGAGGGCCTGTTCGTCAAGAACCTCGAGAACGTGCAGGGCGACGAGCGCGACGTCGTGCTGTTCTCCACCGGCTTCAGCGCCGACGACCGCGGCGTGCTGCCGCTGAACTTCGGCCCGCTCAACCGGGTGGGCGGCGAGCGCCGGCTCAACGTGGCGATCACCCGCGCCCGCAGGCAGGTCGTCGTCTTCTCCTCCTTCGACCCGTCGGCGCTGCGGGCCGAGCAGACGTCGTCGCTGGGCATCAAGCACCTGCGTGCCTACCTCGACCTCGCCGCCCTCGGCACCGACGCGCTGCCCCGCGAGGCGCGGCGCTCCACCGTTCCGGACCGCCACCGCGAGGAGATCGCCGCGGCGCTGCGCGCCCGGGGGCTGGCCGTGCGCACCGACGTCGGCCTCTCGGAGTTCCGCGTCGACCTGTCCGTCGCCCGCGCCGACGAGCCGGCGACGCCGGTGATGGCGGTGCTGCTCGACGGTCCGGACTGGGCGCGGCGGCGCACCGTCGGCGACCGCGACGGGCTCCCCGTCGAGGTGCTCTCCGGCATGCTCGGCTGGCCGGTGGTGGAACGGGTGTGGCTGCCCTCGTGGCTGCGCGACCGCGACGCCGTGCTCGACCGCCTGACCGCCGCGGTGGCCGCCGTGCCCGCGCTGGTCTCCTCCCCCCCGGCGCCCGCGCCGACCGTCGAGGACGCCACCCCCGCCGTCGTCCCGGAGCCCCCCGCCGACGAGCCGGGCGAGGAGCCGGACGTCGTCGAGGAGCCGGACGTCGTCGAGCAGCCGGTCGTCGTCGAGGAGCCGGACGCTCCCCGGGGGCTGCCGACGCTGCGGTCGATGGTGTCGGCCGCCGTCACCGCGCTGCCGGTGCCGCGGCACCAGCCCGTGGACGCCCCGGTGGTGACGACGCCGGTGACCCCGGTGCCGCTGACCGTCGTCCCCGACCTCCCCGGGGAGCCGGCGGCGGAGCTGCGGTTCCGCCCGTGGGCGCCCAGGCCCGCCGGTGACCGCAAGGTCCTCGACGCCCTCGCCGACCCGCGCAACGCCCGCCTGGTCAGGCGGGTGCTGACCGCCGGGCTCAGGGCGGAGGGACCCGTGCACCGCGACCGCCTGGTCCGCCTCGCCGCCGGCGCCTTCGGGCTCACCCGGGTGGGCGAGGCCCGGCGCGACGCGCTGCTGGCGCTGCTGCCGGACGGCCTCGTCGACGGCGAGGTCGTCTGGCCCGAGACGCTGGACCGGGACACCTGGACCGCCTACCGCCGCCAGGCCGCGAGCACCGTCCGCCCGCTGGAGCAGGTGCCCGTGCCGGAGGTCGGCAACGCGATGGTCGCCCTCTGCCGCGCGGGCGGGCCGCTGACCCAGGACGAGCTGTTCCTGCGCACCGCCGAGGTGTTCGGCTACCGCCGGCGCACGCCCTCGCTGGCCCCGCTGCTGGCCCAGGCGCTGGCCCGGGTCACCGCCGCCGGCCGCGTCACCGTCGCCGACGACGGCCGGCTCACCGCCTGA
- a CDS encoding NUDIX domain-containing protein, with the protein MPRRSAGVLLYRRGPGGGLEVLLGHMGGPFWARRDDGAWSVPKGEYGDGEEPLAVARREFEEELGSPVPASDLVPLGELRAGAKVLTVWAAEGDLDAAATVSNTFSLEWPPRSGRVQEFPEIDRAAWLGVDEARSKLVEGQVPFLDRLLALLGA; encoded by the coding sequence GTGCCGAGACGGAGCGCGGGGGTGCTGCTGTACCGGCGCGGCCCCGGCGGCGGGCTGGAGGTCCTGCTCGGACACATGGGCGGGCCGTTCTGGGCCCGCAGGGACGACGGCGCCTGGTCGGTCCCGAAGGGCGAGTACGGCGACGGCGAGGAGCCGCTCGCGGTCGCGCGGCGGGAGTTCGAGGAGGAGCTGGGCAGTCCCGTGCCGGCGTCCGACCTGGTCCCGCTCGGCGAGCTGCGGGCCGGGGCCAAGGTGCTCACCGTGTGGGCCGCCGAGGGCGACCTCGACGCGGCCGCCACCGTGAGCAACACCTTCTCGCTCGAGTGGCCGCCGCGGTCCGGGCGGGTCCAGGAGTTCCCCGAGATCGACCGCGCCGCCTGGCTCGGCGTCGACGAGGCGCGCAGCAAGCTGGTGGAGGGCCAGGTCCCGTTCCTCGACCGGCTCCTGGCGCTCCTCGGCGCCTGA